The following are from one region of the Magallana gigas chromosome 4, xbMagGiga1.1, whole genome shotgun sequence genome:
- the LOC105319402 gene encoding dual specificity tyrosine-phosphorylation-regulated kinase 2, producing MTTRVKPLPVQVQRTRSMLTTGDMYTHNTLEGTSHHLPPIASQTVGGAHSAHVTTTTGHSGHGVKVQQLYEDHKHHHDKHVTIQHGGTSEQEVVPQNMRPSSSAGSQGSKTGSAAARRNNSMSPESAMKQYMHKLTSFEHHEIFNYPSIFFVGQNAKKRQGVVGGANNNGYDDENGSYIHVPHDHIGYRYEVLKVIGKGSFGQVVKAYDHKINSHIALKMVRNEKRFHRQAQEEIRILEHLKKQDKDNAMNIVHMLEHFTFRNHICITFELLSMNLYELIKKNKFQGFSLQLVRKFAHSILQCLDALYKNRIIHCDLKPENILLKQQGRSGIKVIDFGSSCYEHQRIYTYIQSRFYRAPEVILGAKYGMPIDMWSLGCILAELLTGYPLFPGEDEGDQLACIIELQGMPPQKLLDQSKRARNFISSKGFPRYCTVTTLPDGSTVLNGCRSRRGKPRGPPSSKEMVTALKGCEDPLFLDFMKRCLDWDPSTRMTPGQALRHPWLRRRLPKPPTMDSRADSASRRKSTANTASAVIPKLASGTSSGKGRNNIITDDMSAPMHNRTRLPQIGSTL from the coding sequence ATGACTACCCGGGTAAAACCTCTGCCAGTACAGGTGCAGAGAACACGATCAATGTTAACCACCGGAGATATGTATACTCATAATACTCTAGAAGGCACCAGCCACCACCTCCCACCTATAGCTAGCCAGACCGTTGGGGGAGCGCACAGCGCTCACGTTACCACAACTACTGGCCATTCTGGACACGGCGTCAAAGTCCAGCAACTCTACGAGGACCATAAACACCACCACGACAAGCATGTCACCATCCAGCATGGGGGAACCAGTGAACAGGAAGTCGTACCCCAAAACATGCGGCCCAGCTCAAGTGCAGGGAGTCAGGGAAGTAAGACAGGCTCAGCTGCAGCTCGCCGGAATAACTCAATGAGTCCTGAGTCTGCCATGAAACAGTACATGCATAAGCTGACTTCGTTTGAGCATCATGAAATTTTTAACTATCCGTCTATCTTCTTTGTGGGACAGAATGCGAAGAAACGTCAGGGTGTCGTCGGTGGGGCCAATAACAATGGATACGATGATGAAAATGGATCGTATATTCACGTACCTCATGATCATATAGGATACCGGTATGAAGTGCTCAAAGTCATTGGTAAAGGAAGTTTTGGACAAGTTGTTAAAGCTTATGATCATAAGATTAATTCACATATAGCATTAAAAATGGTGAGAAACGAGAAACGCTTTCATCGACAAGCTCAAGAAGAGATTCGTATCTTGGAACATCTGAAAAAACAAGATAAGGACAATGCTATGAACATCGTTCATATGCTTGAGCATTTTACATTCCGTAACCatatatgtattacatttgAACTCTTGAGCATGAATTTGTATGAACTgatcaagaaaaacaaattccaaGGATTTAGCTTACAGCTAGTGAGGAAATTTGCACATTCCATTTTGCAATGTTTGGATGCTTTGTACAAAAATAGGATCATTCACTGTGATCTCAAGCCTGAAAACATTCTCCTTAAACAGCAGGGAAGAAGTGGCATCAAAGTCATTGATTTTGGATCCAGTTGTTATGAACACCAgcgtatatatacatatattcagTCCCGCTTCTACAGAGCTCCTGAAGTAATTTTGGGAGCCAAATATGGCATGCCGATAGATATGTGGAGTTTAGGATGCATATTAGCTGAACTTTTAACAGGGTATCCTTTGTTCCCTGGAGAAGATGAAGGGGACCAATTAGCTTGTATAATAGAGTTACAAGGCATGCCACCTCAGAAGTTGCTTGATCAGTCCAAACGAGCGAGGAATTTCATCAGTTCCAAAGGCTTCCCCAGGTACTGCACTGTTACCACCCTGCCAGATGGCAGCACCGTGCTGAATGGATGCCGCTCAAGACGAGGCAAACCAAGGGGGCCACCAAGTAGTAAGGAAATGGTCACCGCCCTGAAAGGATGTGAAGATCCACTTTTCCTGGACTTCATGAAGCGCTGCTTGGATTGGGATCCATCAACAAGGATGACACCAGGGCAGGCTTTGCGTCACCCGTGGCTAAGACGAAGATTGCCAAAACCCCCTACAATGGATAGCCGTGCAGATTCTGCATCGCGCCGAAAATCAACCGCCAACACCGCGAGCGCAGTGATACCCAAACTTGCAAGTGGCACATCGAGTGGAAAAGGGAGAAATAACATCATAACAGATGACATGTCTGCGCCGATGCACAATCGAACCCGACTGCCACAAATCGGTTCCACATTATAG